In Leptospira harrisiae, a genomic segment contains:
- a CDS encoding MFS transporter, translating into MNTLVFYFAFAIGTFASSCFLYSIVIFCQTLDVIKGFSGIVFFFLFLPFPIFFLYTGYLLDHYSKKWVVVSFQFFLFISSFVLGAFTSLFQIHPLLLLPLAFVNGIGMTTVLPGRMAILREVMDSHRLVFHTIAGNLLLIFAFGMSPLAVGWFREGREYTHLFLVLACLHFLSMLAFTLLGYSNQDQKQNRKSKGIGREFPSFTKNLKTILDFLKTDPVSRQVMYMAILSMLALGPIQVILPKYVRNELGLGELARGTVLVFLGPGLFLGGVFTILFHHLERKGLVLLIVFSLSSFFFLGFVPFGKPEATSLFLFCFGVSGGVLSSLLPAILQKRAEDGIRGRILSLYTVCFQFTPAVSGFLAALLADSIGSQLTFGILGGIFLCFALFSFFQYKELRQS; encoded by the coding sequence TTGAACACTCTCGTTTTTTATTTTGCCTTTGCCATTGGTACCTTTGCCAGCAGTTGTTTTTTATATTCTATTGTTATCTTTTGCCAAACTTTGGATGTGATAAAAGGTTTCTCGGGGATTGTTTTCTTTTTTCTATTTTTGCCCTTTCCTATATTCTTTTTATACACAGGTTACTTACTCGATCATTATTCTAAAAAATGGGTGGTGGTGAGTTTTCAATTTTTTCTTTTTATCTCATCCTTTGTGTTAGGTGCCTTTACCAGTCTCTTTCAAATCCATCCGCTTCTCTTATTACCATTGGCTTTTGTGAATGGAATTGGAATGACAACGGTGCTTCCTGGGAGGATGGCTATTTTGCGAGAAGTGATGGATTCTCATCGGCTTGTTTTCCATACCATTGCAGGGAACTTACTTTTGATTTTTGCCTTTGGAATGAGTCCTCTTGCTGTGGGTTGGTTTCGGGAGGGGCGGGAGTATACGCATCTATTTTTAGTTTTAGCTTGTTTGCATTTTCTTTCAATGCTCGCCTTTACTTTGTTAGGATATTCAAATCAGGACCAAAAACAAAACCGAAAATCCAAAGGGATCGGAAGAGAGTTCCCATCATTCACTAAAAATCTAAAAACAATTTTGGATTTTTTGAAAACAGATCCAGTTTCTAGACAAGTGATGTACATGGCAATCCTCAGTATGCTTGCCCTGGGGCCCATCCAAGTCATCCTTCCAAAATATGTGCGGAATGAACTGGGACTCGGGGAACTCGCACGGGGGACGGTGCTTGTCTTTTTGGGGCCAGGGTTATTTCTCGGTGGGGTTTTCACCATTCTCTTCCATCATTTGGAAAGAAAGGGCCTCGTGTTACTGATTGTATTTTCTCTCTCTTCTTTTTTCTTTTTGGGTTTTGTTCCTTTTGGAAAACCAGAAGCCACATCCTTGTTTTTATTTTGTTTTGGAGTGTCGGGGGGTGTTCTTTCGAGCCTACTTCCGGCCATTTTGCAAAAACGGGCTGAGGATGGAATTCGAGGGAGAATCCTTTCTCTCTATACGGTCTGTTTCCAATTCACACCGGCGGTCTCTGGTTTTCTGGCAGCTCTTCTTGCGGACAGCATTGGTTCGCAGTTGACTTTCGGAATTCTCGGGGGGATCTTTCTCTGTTTTGCCTTGTTTTCTTTTTTCCAATACAAAGAATTACGGCAGAGTTAA
- a CDS encoding MiaB/RimO family radical SAM methylthiotransferase gives MPKLKETTEETPKSFFITTLGCPKNTVDSMAMHQSLLKEGLLPAAGPEASDFHLVNTCTFIQDATKETIQTILDSIDIKKKNKQKLVVVGCFAERAGKEISDDLPEVDLHFGTGKYDKAGEILRKSFPLDFKDLSEFNEDLLERLTTSKGIENYSKPYSYVKISDGCNRGCHFCIIPNLRGKYRDTDSTDVLSQTKLAVKAGSKEICLVSQDTVFYGKDTDKLLDLVRSVADVDGVELLRLLYLYPDKKTEKLLDLYREIPKIAPYLESPLQHVSKSVLKSMNRTGEYSYFKSLFQKARDLRPDLEIRTSFILGFPGETMDDVEEIIRFVEDVKPEKVNLFPYSPQEGTKGATMDGQLKDKEIARRVNLVRDAYLGTLKSIHQNRIGKLYPAVVDEVLEKGAMVRRFQDAPEIDEVVYVEEEGLKVGQFGQVRVDSFYELDMSGTWVA, from the coding sequence ATGCCGAAACTAAAAGAAACAACGGAAGAAACACCGAAGTCGTTTTTTATCACGACTCTCGGTTGCCCCAAAAACACCGTCGATTCTATGGCCATGCACCAGTCGCTTCTAAAGGAAGGTCTTCTTCCAGCGGCAGGTCCCGAAGCCAGTGACTTCCACTTAGTCAACACTTGTACGTTTATCCAAGATGCTACGAAGGAAACCATCCAAACCATTTTGGACTCGATTGACATCAAAAAGAAAAACAAACAAAAGTTAGTTGTTGTTGGGTGTTTTGCTGAACGTGCAGGAAAGGAAATTTCGGACGACCTTCCTGAAGTAGACCTCCACTTTGGTACTGGAAAGTATGACAAAGCAGGAGAGATCCTGAGAAAGAGTTTCCCTCTAGATTTTAAAGATTTATCCGAATTCAATGAAGACCTTTTAGAAAGGCTCACCACAAGTAAGGGAATTGAAAATTATTCCAAACCTTACTCGTATGTAAAAATTTCAGATGGTTGCAACCGTGGGTGCCACTTTTGTATCATTCCCAACTTACGCGGTAAATACCGAGACACAGATAGTACTGATGTACTATCGCAAACCAAACTAGCAGTGAAAGCTGGCTCCAAAGAGATCTGTCTTGTTTCCCAAGATACTGTGTTTTATGGAAAGGACACTGATAAACTTTTAGATTTGGTTCGTTCTGTAGCGGATGTAGATGGAGTGGAACTTCTCAGGCTTCTTTATCTCTACCCTGATAAAAAAACTGAAAAGTTACTCGATCTTTATCGAGAAATTCCTAAGATTGCCCCGTATTTGGAAAGCCCATTGCAACATGTTTCCAAATCCGTTTTAAAATCGATGAACCGCACTGGTGAGTATTCTTATTTCAAATCTCTTTTCCAAAAAGCAAGGGATCTAAGGCCTGATTTGGAAATTCGCACTTCATTTATCTTAGGATTTCCTGGAGAAACAATGGATGATGTGGAAGAGATCATTCGCTTTGTGGAAGATGTAAAACCAGAAAAGGTAAATTTATTTCCTTATTCTCCACAAGAAGGAACAAAAGGTGCGACGATGGATGGGCAACTCAAAGACAAAGAAATTGCTCGCCGTGTGAATCTTGTTCGGGATGCCTATCTCGGAACTTTAAAGTCCATCCACCAAAACCGAATTGGAAAATTATATCCAGCGGTTGTGGATGAAGTTTTGGAAAAAGGTGCGATGGTTCGCCGTTTCCAAGATGCACCAGAAATTGATGAAGTCGTTTATGTAGAAGAAGAGGGTTTAAAGGTCGGCCAGTTTGGTCAGGTCCGAGTGGACTCTTTTTATGAACTGGACATGTCGGGGACTTGGGTGGCTTAA
- the rpsI gene encoding 30S ribosomal protein S9: MAQKAVWAVGRRKTSVARAKIASGTGKITVNHKDVNDYIKNGAHLVRRALEPLFVLEARDKYDIALNVTGGGVVGQVGAIRHAVARALVAFNDSLKPTLKKEGFLTRDSRMVERKKYGLRKARRGTQFSKR; this comes from the coding sequence ATGGCGCAAAAAGCAGTTTGGGCAGTAGGCCGACGCAAAACATCCGTTGCACGTGCAAAAATCGCATCTGGAACTGGTAAAATCACAGTAAACCACAAAGACGTAAATGATTACATTAAAAATGGAGCACATCTTGTTCGTCGTGCTCTCGAGCCTCTATTTGTTTTAGAAGCTCGCGATAAGTATGACATTGCACTCAATGTAACAGGTGGTGGAGTGGTTGGACAAGTAGGCGCTATTCGTCACGCTGTGGCTCGTGCACTTGTTGCTTTCAATGATTCTTTGAAACCAACTTTGAAAAAAGAAGGATTTCTCACACGAGATAGTCGTATGGTAGAACGTAAAAAATACGGTCTACGCAAAGCACGTAGAGGAACTCAGTTCTCTAAACGTTAA
- a CDS encoding LolA family protein, producing the protein MKVWIGSLLLVLGVSLGAQTSPAHNWHSPSEVVKKIKKNFSDINSYSADFLIKTEDNKKEKQMRGKCFYKRPGKIRYNFAEPEGDEIVSDGKTLHIFIKRLGAVGKQDLTLDRKNTSGPIFTTNSPDGLNRLFRKYHYKFDTIEQPRSMGDTAKYFVLDLDQREKIGGFEKMKLFVDSESYLIKKAVATDGRGKVTTISFSNINFSEEIQDGVFNFHMSGNAKIVNNPLVSEN; encoded by the coding sequence ATGAAAGTATGGATCGGATCTTTGTTACTTGTCTTGGGTGTTTCTCTTGGTGCCCAAACAAGTCCGGCTCACAATTGGCACTCACCCTCAGAAGTGGTGAAAAAGATAAAGAAGAACTTTAGTGATATCAATTCCTATTCGGCTGATTTTCTCATCAAAACAGAAGACAACAAAAAGGAAAAACAGATGCGCGGGAAATGTTTCTACAAACGTCCCGGAAAAATTAGATATAACTTTGCTGAACCGGAAGGGGACGAAATTGTATCCGATGGAAAAACGCTTCATATCTTTATCAAGAGGTTAGGTGCTGTGGGAAAACAGGATTTAACTCTCGACCGTAAAAATACATCTGGCCCTATCTTTACAACCAATAGTCCTGATGGATTAAATCGCCTCTTTCGTAAATACCATTATAAATTTGATACCATTGAACAACCACGTTCGATGGGTGACACAGCCAAATACTTTGTGTTAGACCTTGACCAAAGAGAAAAGATTGGTGGGTTTGAAAAGATGAAACTCTTTGTAGATTCTGAATCTTACTTAATCAAAAAAGCAGTGGCTACCGATGGACGTGGGAAAGTAACCACCATTTCATTTTCCAATATTAATTTTTCTGAAGAAATCCAAGACGGAGTTTTCAATTTTCATATGAGCGGTAACGCGAAGATTGTCAACAACCCACTTGTCTCCGAGAACTAA
- a CDS encoding YajQ family cyclic di-GMP-binding protein has translation MAQDPSFDIVSKIERPELQNAVAQAMTEIQTRFDFKGSNSEIKLTEDSLVLTSENDIKLKQVIDVLTTKMAKRGISLKAFDFDSKIESATGQTVRQKVKIQNGLDKEQTKQITTLIKDQKLKVQATIQGESVRVVGKKKDDLQEVMAAIRNANFNFDANFTNFKG, from the coding sequence ATGGCACAAGATCCATCATTTGACATTGTATCAAAAATCGAAAGACCAGAATTACAAAACGCCGTGGCCCAGGCCATGACAGAGATCCAAACTCGGTTTGATTTTAAAGGATCTAATTCGGAGATCAAACTCACGGAAGATAGTTTGGTTTTGACTTCCGAAAATGATATCAAACTAAAACAAGTGATTGATGTCCTAACGACCAAAATGGCAAAACGGGGAATTAGCCTTAAGGCCTTTGATTTTGACTCCAAAATTGAATCAGCGACCGGCCAAACGGTGCGCCAAAAAGTAAAGATCCAAAATGGTTTGGACAAAGAACAAACCAAACAAATCACCACTCTCATCAAAGACCAAAAACTAAAGGTTCAGGCCACCATCCAGGGGGAATCGGTTCGGGTTGTGGGCAAAAAAAAGGATGATTTGCAAGAGGTGATGGCGGCGATCCGCAACGCCAATTTCAATTTTGATGCCAATTTTACGAACTTTAAGGGTTAG
- the alaS gene encoding alanine--tRNA ligase → MMSKTVREIAELYTSYFKGKGHTIVPSSSLIPKGDPTLLFTTAGMVQFKPLFTGAVELPYTRAASVQKCVRTTDLEVVGKTERHCTFFEMLGNFSFGDYFKKEAIEYALDFSLNHLHIPKEKIWVTIYLDDDEAKKIWMEAGIPEERIVRLGKKDNFWGPAGDSGACGPCSELYLDRGPEKGGPNCGNNPDCKPGCDCDRYLEYWNLVFNQFNQTVSGELLPLKQTGIDTGSGLERVAMLLQEVDSVYDTDELKSIIRKIEELSGITYDESTKQSFRVITDHSRSVFFSLGDGIYPDRTGRGYVIRRLIRRASLFARKLGIHEPFLYKLIATLRDLYSVRYPELKDKAKDIESILKKEEELFLHTLEVGLEELESLLTQLKSNNQTVVTGKEGFRLYSTYGFPREMTKELVEDRGFGFDDKGFEAELEKDRDLSRASWKGKKVQYLTGLSASPELKTEFLGYTDTKSLAKVIYLFVDGKSVTEANQGTEAVVVLDKTPFYAEGGGQVGDWGYLKKEGFQFQVQDTQKENETFLHLGMILKGKISVGETIEAEIDTARRQNLANHHSGTHLLNGALRRILGTHVAQKGSIVSSDYLRFDFSHPKALSDKEIISIEKDVNEAVNANIPVKTEVLDINAAKQSGALSMFDEKYGNLVRVISMGDKSKEFCGGTHVSNTKEIGYFAIIKEGSPGAGNRRVEAICGDSVIEYFLTEFQTLAAKVETHNLSAKETFGDLKEFGITTIVPAPEDLQSLFVKEGNAAVESLRKLRESLEIELEGKSSALFKAKKKKEQLSFQMNPELVDGLLQKAHSFSKGKVVTEVFEAVDAKSLKDLADSLKAKEPEILCLFGTSDGDASTLVFMCNKVLNERGIHCGDLLKETLVMLDGKGGGRPDMAQGGGKKPESLGAALEFALELSKKKLG, encoded by the coding sequence ATGATGTCGAAAACTGTCCGCGAAATTGCCGAGTTGTATACTAGTTACTTTAAAGGGAAAGGCCATACCATTGTGCCTTCCTCAAGCCTCATCCCCAAGGGAGATCCCACTCTTTTATTTACAACGGCCGGAATGGTTCAGTTCAAACCTTTGTTTACGGGAGCCGTGGAGTTACCATACACCCGCGCGGCCTCGGTTCAGAAATGTGTTCGTACGACAGATTTGGAAGTCGTGGGTAAAACAGAAAGGCATTGTACTTTTTTTGAGATGCTTGGTAATTTTTCCTTTGGTGATTATTTTAAAAAAGAAGCCATCGAATACGCGTTAGATTTTTCCTTAAACCATTTACATATCCCCAAAGAAAAAATCTGGGTCACTATTTACCTAGATGATGATGAAGCCAAAAAGATTTGGATGGAAGCAGGGATTCCCGAAGAACGAATTGTAAGGCTTGGAAAAAAAGATAATTTCTGGGGACCTGCGGGTGATAGTGGGGCTTGTGGCCCATGTTCGGAATTGTATTTAGATAGAGGCCCAGAAAAAGGGGGCCCGAATTGTGGAAACAATCCGGATTGTAAACCCGGATGTGATTGTGATCGTTATTTAGAATATTGGAATTTAGTATTCAACCAATTCAACCAAACAGTATCCGGTGAACTCCTTCCATTAAAACAAACGGGAATTGATACAGGTTCAGGTCTCGAACGAGTGGCAATGTTACTCCAAGAGGTGGATTCTGTTTATGATACGGACGAATTAAAATCCATCATTCGTAAGATTGAAGAACTCTCTGGAATTACTTACGACGAGTCCACAAAACAATCCTTTCGTGTGATCACTGATCATTCCCGTTCTGTATTTTTTTCATTAGGGGACGGGATTTATCCTGACCGGACGGGACGTGGGTATGTAATTCGTAGGCTGATCCGTAGGGCATCGTTATTTGCAAGAAAACTAGGAATCCACGAACCGTTTTTATACAAACTGATCGCTACCCTTCGTGATTTATATTCGGTTCGTTACCCAGAACTAAAAGACAAAGCAAAAGATATCGAATCCATTTTAAAAAAGGAAGAAGAACTCTTCCTACATACTTTAGAAGTGGGACTCGAAGAATTAGAATCTCTTCTGACTCAATTAAAATCAAACAACCAAACTGTGGTTACCGGGAAAGAAGGATTTCGATTGTATTCCACTTACGGGTTTCCTCGTGAAATGACTAAGGAACTCGTAGAAGACCGGGGATTTGGATTTGACGACAAAGGATTTGAAGCCGAACTCGAAAAAGACCGTGACCTATCGCGCGCTAGTTGGAAAGGGAAAAAAGTCCAATACCTCACAGGTCTTAGTGCAAGTCCCGAACTCAAAACAGAGTTTTTGGGTTATACAGATACTAAATCTCTGGCAAAAGTAATTTATCTTTTTGTGGATGGAAAGTCCGTAACAGAGGCAAACCAAGGAACGGAGGCAGTTGTCGTTCTCGACAAAACTCCGTTTTATGCAGAGGGTGGTGGTCAGGTAGGAGACTGGGGATATCTCAAAAAAGAGGGTTTCCAATTCCAAGTCCAAGACACTCAAAAAGAAAACGAGACCTTTTTACATCTGGGAATGATTCTGAAAGGAAAAATCTCTGTTGGGGAAACCATTGAAGCAGAGATTGATACGGCTCGTAGACAAAATCTCGCAAACCACCATTCCGGCACACACTTGTTAAATGGGGCACTGCGAAGAATTCTAGGAACTCATGTGGCCCAGAAAGGTTCCATTGTTTCTTCTGATTATTTACGATTTGATTTTTCTCATCCTAAGGCTCTCAGTGATAAAGAAATTATCTCCATCGAAAAAGATGTGAATGAAGCAGTAAATGCAAACATTCCAGTAAAAACTGAAGTTTTGGATATCAATGCCGCAAAACAATCAGGCGCCTTGTCCATGTTTGATGAAAAGTATGGGAATTTGGTTCGTGTGATTTCTATGGGTGATAAGTCCAAAGAATTTTGTGGGGGAACTCATGTTTCGAACACAAAGGAAATTGGATACTTTGCCATCATCAAAGAAGGAAGCCCGGGTGCGGGAAATCGTAGGGTAGAAGCCATCTGCGGGGATTCTGTCATTGAATACTTTTTGACAGAGTTCCAAACACTGGCCGCAAAAGTAGAAACACATAACTTATCTGCTAAAGAAACATTTGGTGATTTAAAAGAATTTGGAATCACAACTATAGTTCCGGCTCCAGAAGATTTACAAAGTTTATTTGTAAAAGAAGGGAATGCCGCTGTAGAAAGTTTGCGAAAACTTCGCGAAAGTTTAGAGATAGAACTAGAAGGAAAGTCGTCGGCTCTTTTTAAAGCCAAAAAGAAAAAAGAACAATTGAGTTTCCAGATGAATCCAGAACTTGTGGATGGTCTCTTGCAAAAAGCGCATTCCTTTTCGAAAGGGAAGGTGGTGACAGAAGTTTTTGAAGCTGTGGATGCCAAATCACTGAAAGATTTGGCTGATAGTTTGAAAGCCAAAGAACCAGAAATTCTTTGTTTGTTTGGAACAAGTGATGGGGATGCCAGCACCCTCGTTTTTATGTGCAACAAAGTTTTGAATGAAAGAGGAATCCACTGTGGGGATCTATTAAAAGAAACCTTGGTGATGTTAGATGGAAAGGGTGGGGGAAGGCCCGATATGGCACAAGGTGGTGGTAAAAAACCAGAAAGTCTTGGGGCCGCATTGGAATTTGCCTTGGAACTTTCCAAAAAGAAATTAGGATAA
- the thiL gene encoding thiamine-phosphate kinase — MKESEIIRTLFGTTPPPEDDCYFLAPNRLVTTDSLSEGTHFLHYWSSPEILAKKLVEVNVSDIVASGGTPNECFLNLGLSPLSRKKEWIRRFSKELRKSLDQYGMKLAGGDTFSSPTTQLALTVVGTVEKPWLRSGGKTGDYLYLTGSLGLSQLGYKTLKKKSKDKIYKEAVERHLSPKSRYVILNHLKNFKIHACMDITDGLIQDAERLALTSKGRLKIQIESVPLHPLALKELGLDLCLGSGEELELLFLSPEILPTKLAGISVTMIGKLNQGKPGVTLQKDGKTYIPKSRGFFHFSEEE, encoded by the coding sequence TTGAAAGAATCCGAAATTATACGAACCTTGTTTGGGACCACTCCACCACCGGAGGACGATTGTTATTTTCTGGCTCCAAACCGCCTCGTCACCACCGATTCTCTTTCGGAAGGAACGCATTTCCTTCATTATTGGTCTTCACCAGAAATTCTGGCAAAAAAACTAGTAGAAGTCAATGTTTCGGACATCGTTGCATCGGGCGGAACCCCAAATGAATGTTTTCTCAACCTAGGCCTTTCTCCACTCTCTCGTAAAAAGGAATGGATTCGGAGGTTTTCTAAAGAATTACGAAAATCCTTAGACCAATATGGCATGAAACTGGCGGGAGGCGACACCTTTTCTTCCCCCACCACCCAATTGGCACTGACGGTTGTGGGTACAGTAGAAAAACCCTGGCTCAGGTCCGGTGGGAAAACTGGAGATTACCTTTATCTTACAGGAAGCCTAGGTTTAAGCCAACTGGGATACAAAACCCTTAAAAAAAAATCAAAAGACAAAATTTATAAAGAAGCAGTTGAAAGACATCTTTCTCCTAAGTCCCGTTATGTGATCTTAAATCACCTAAAAAATTTCAAAATCCATGCTTGTATGGACATTACCGATGGGCTCATCCAGGACGCAGAACGTTTGGCCCTAACTTCCAAAGGGAGGTTAAAAATCCAGATTGAGTCGGTTCCCCTGCACCCGCTCGCTTTAAAAGAATTAGGTCTCGATCTTTGTTTAGGTTCTGGTGAGGAATTGGAGCTTTTGTTTTTATCACCAGAAATATTACCAACAAAGCTTGCAGGTATTTCGGTGACAATGATAGGAAAACTAAACCAAGGAAAACCGGGAGTTACCCTCCAAAAAGATGGAAAAACTTACATTCCCAAGTCTCGAGGTTTTTTTCATTTCTCTGAAGAGGAATAA
- a CDS encoding helix-turn-helix domain-containing protein, whose protein sequence is MNTKRVGQIIREAREDKKLSVKDVAKETNIAAKYIIALETEDYSQFPAETFALGFLKNYASYLKLDTAMLLNLYRGEQIEESQAPLEELTRPTTTPFSLDRNKIISLVSVFLFVISAYIIYISFEDSNSGSMDEETTEVGSTVETVASSDIPSGINFVSQSVPENASVPFILTEDRGVSFSVNNQQCKMFIKGVSNGKANLGFNIFPEKNVYFFQTAEGEETILSYRIEELASLRRDIRVVTQAVTEKSAKVLVTLKEEREGAAVKSPVGDVPIQVTLFFSKPSYVEFVLDGQMGERGLVSAGEVKHLEARDRLEIKVGDGGAVEMVQNGKERSVLGKPGKLVKKIFIRKPNPYDSTQSIIGELGE, encoded by the coding sequence TTGAACACAAAACGAGTCGGTCAAATCATTCGAGAAGCGAGGGAAGATAAAAAACTTTCCGTGAAAGATGTTGCGAAAGAAACAAATATCGCAGCCAAATACATCATCGCTTTGGAAACAGAAGATTATTCTCAATTTCCTGCGGAGACATTCGCCCTTGGTTTTTTAAAAAACTATGCCAGTTATTTAAAGTTAGACACTGCGATGCTTCTCAATCTTTACCGTGGGGAACAAATAGAAGAATCCCAAGCTCCTTTAGAAGAACTGACTCGACCTACGACCACACCTTTTAGTTTGGATCGAAATAAAATCATTAGTCTTGTATCCGTATTCCTTTTTGTGATTTCGGCTTATATTATCTATATTAGTTTTGAAGATTCCAATTCTGGATCGATGGATGAAGAAACCACAGAAGTTGGTTCCACTGTAGAAACAGTCGCAAGTTCAGACATTCCTTCTGGAATTAATTTTGTTTCTCAAAGTGTTCCAGAAAATGCCAGTGTTCCATTTATTTTAACTGAAGACCGGGGTGTGAGTTTCAGTGTGAACAACCAACAGTGTAAGATGTTTATCAAAGGTGTTTCTAATGGAAAAGCAAACCTTGGTTTTAATATCTTTCCTGAAAAAAATGTATATTTTTTCCAAACAGCAGAAGGGGAAGAAACCATCCTTTCCTACCGCATCGAGGAACTTGCCTCTTTACGACGTGATATCCGTGTGGTGACCCAAGCTGTGACAGAAAAATCTGCAAAAGTCCTTGTAACACTCAAAGAAGAAAGAGAAGGTGCGGCTGTAAAGTCTCCCGTAGGCGATGTGCCGATTCAAGTTACGCTATTTTTCTCTAAACCGAGCTACGTAGAGTTCGTGTTAGATGGACAAATGGGAGAAAGAGGGCTTGTTTCTGCTGGGGAAGTCAAACACTTAGAAGCGCGAGATCGCCTCGAAATCAAAGTGGGTGACGGGGGTGCCGTAGAAATGGTACAAAACGGTAAAGAACGTTCTGTCCTCGGCAAACCAGGAAAACTTGTCAAAAAAATCTTCATTCGTAAACCAAATCCTTATGATTCGACTCAGTCCATCATTGGAGAGTTAGGCGAGTAA
- the pgsA gene encoding CDP-diacylglycerol--glycerol-3-phosphate 3-phosphatidyltransferase, with the protein MNWTCRGLGWLKLEDWKTIANIPNLLTVLRVLALPFFIFSLFQKEWEYQIFAFVLFALASLTDLVDGYLARKWNQQTEFGKFLDPLADKFLVIGCFVTFLFIHEPIEVWMVVLIIARDMLITFLRYIAVRSGKSLRTTMMGKVKTAFQMGAILMILVVFMLISGKRRAMINETYAMGKLAGYSTFEVAAQHANEFYTFVKTTENLSFKDFFDSIASFVPYFGMLFTTFITVISGLRYIVTNYQLLTFSNLKRIFYDRANS; encoded by the coding sequence ATGAACTGGACATGTCGGGGACTTGGGTGGCTTAAGTTGGAAGATTGGAAAACCATTGCCAATATTCCGAACCTACTTACGGTTCTACGGGTTCTCGCACTTCCATTTTTTATCTTTTCCCTTTTCCAAAAGGAATGGGAATACCAAATTTTTGCCTTTGTTCTCTTTGCTCTTGCTTCTCTCACTGATCTTGTGGATGGATATTTGGCGCGTAAGTGGAACCAACAAACTGAGTTTGGAAAGTTTCTCGATCCACTCGCTGATAAATTTTTAGTTATTGGTTGTTTTGTTACTTTTTTATTCATCCACGAACCAATTGAAGTTTGGATGGTAGTGCTTATCATTGCGCGTGATATGCTCATCACTTTTTTACGTTACATTGCGGTTCGGTCAGGAAAAAGCCTTCGCACCACCATGATGGGAAAAGTAAAAACTGCCTTTCAAATGGGTGCCATTCTTATGATCCTTGTTGTGTTTATGCTCATCTCAGGCAAAAGAAGAGCCATGATCAATGAAACTTATGCCATGGGAAAACTAGCAGGTTATTCTACCTTTGAAGTAGCAGCACAACATGCGAATGAGTTTTATACATTTGTCAAAACCACAGAGAATTTAAGTTTTAAAGATTTTTTTGATTCCATTGCTTCCTTTGTTCCTTATTTCGGAATGTTATTCACAACATTCATCACAGTGATTTCTGGCCTTCGTTATATTGTGACCAATTATCAGTTGTTAACTTTTTCCAACCTAAAAAGGATTTTTTATGACCGCGCCAACAGTTAA
- the rplM gene encoding 50S ribosomal protein L13, with amino-acid sequence MELLSKAHKTPSIAKEAVQKQWFVVDATDKTLGRLASQVASRLRGKHKSTFTPNQDCGDNIIIVNASKVAVTGRKREQKIYYHHSRYPGGMTAIAFHKLIQENPERVIMEAVKGMLPKSKLGDQMLRNCRVFAGNDHNLGAQKPLKLELK; translated from the coding sequence ATGGAACTATTGTCTAAAGCCCACAAGACCCCTTCTATTGCAAAAGAAGCCGTACAAAAACAGTGGTTTGTTGTGGACGCAACTGATAAGACTCTCGGAAGATTGGCAAGTCAAGTAGCTTCCCGACTTCGCGGAAAACACAAATCTACCTTCACTCCTAACCAGGACTGTGGTGATAATATTATTATCGTTAATGCTTCTAAAGTGGCTGTCACAGGTCGCAAAAGAGAACAAAAAATTTACTACCACCACTCACGTTACCCAGGTGGTATGACTGCCATCGCTTTTCACAAACTCATTCAAGAGAACCCAGAAAGAGTGATTATGGAAGCAGTCAAAGGAATGTTACCTAAATCTAAGTTAGGTGATCAAATGTTGAGAAATTGCCGCGTATTCGCTGGTAATGATCACAACTTGGGAGCTCAAAAGCCCCTAAAACTGGAGTTGAAATAA